The genome window TGCCTACAAGCCAAGACACAGGCATAAAGAAACGACAGGACAGTCCTGGTCTGAATCACTAACGAGAGAGCCCATCACTCGTTTCCCAGATGTGTGCACTTTGATACCAAGCCACCCACCATCTAACACGTTAGAGCACAATGGAAGAGGGCCATCACTTCTACTTGGAATGATTAAGAACGTCTCCACAGAGGGTGCATTTGAgccacatttcatttatttatttatttatgaccgtgctgggtctttgctgtgcctgggttttctctagttgcgatatGCATGTtgctcattgcagtgacttcctctgttgcagagcaccagctctaggctttcaggcttagctgccccacagcatgtgggatcttcttggatcagggatcgaacccatatcccttacattggcaggtggactcaaCCATTgggtcaccaggaaagtccctgagccACACTTTAAGTGTAAATGGGGGGGCGGCATCTAGAGGCGTTCAGGATGGTGCAGCGTCTGACCTACCGTCGTAGGCTGTCCTACAATAGAGCCTCTAACAAAACCAGGCTGTGCCGAAGCCCTGGCAATAGAACTGTTTACCTTTATACCAAGAAGGTTGGGAAAGCACCAAAATCTGCATGTGGTGTGTGCCCAGGCCGACTTAGAGGGGTTCGTGCTGTGAGACCAAAAGTTCTCATGAGGTTgtctaaaacaaagaaacatgtcAGCCGAGCATATGGTGGTTCCATGTGTGCTAAATGTGTCCGCGACAGGATCAAGCGCGCTTTCCTTATTGAAGAGCAGATCGTTGTGAAAGTATTGAAAGCGCAAGCACAGAGTCAGAAagctaaataaaaaatgaaccatttttgagtaaaaaataaataaataaaataaatgtaaataggaTTTGGTTGACAAAGTACATTCTAGGCAGAAGCAATGGCTTGGGTGAAGATGAGATGTGCTGGCAGGGACCATCTTAGCTGGGACATACTATGATAATACCAAGCCATTGACATAGCTGGATTTGTTACATCAGAAGTACGCCATGAGATTTAAAACTTGGGTTAAGGTTTAGGATGGTATTTGTCAGAAAGTGGGGAGGTATTGGAGGTTTATGACCTAAGTATGTGTCTAATTGCTTGTGGCACTCTGCTAGATGGAGATATACAAGGAGATCTATCCAGAAACATATTCCTGGCTGCTCTATTCAGAGGCATTGGCAGAGTTCACTTCATgtgtgaaaacaaaaacacaaaaacagaaatgagtgGAAAATGCAATAGGTTTGAATAATCGGTAAAGTCTCAACATGTTTTAAAGGGTACAATTTgagaggaaggaaaatatttaatttgaccCTCAGTCTTAGTATAACTCAGGGAAATGCAGATCGAGACTACAATAAAACAGCATTTCCCACCTCCTAGACACACAAAGATTTAGATATCTGATGATTGATAGAACAACtaaacaaaaatcaacaaggatATAGAACTCAAGCAACATGGTCTAAGCAGTATTTATAGAACACCCTacctagtcatgtatggatgtgagagttgggctgtgaagaaggctgagcgtcgaagaactgatgcttttgaactgtagtgttggaaaagactcttgagagtcccttggacggcaaggagatccaaccagtccattctgaaggagatcaatccaatctgaaggatttctttggaaggaatgatgctaaagctgaaactccagtactttggctacctcatgtgaaggattgactcatcggaaaagactttcatggtgggagggattgggggcaggagaagaaggggatgacaggggatgagatggctggatggcatcactgacttgatggacgcgagtctgagtgaactctgggagttggtgatggacagggaggcctggcgtgctgcgattcatggggtacacagagtcagacacgactgagcgactgaactgaactgaactgacccaacaTCTGCAGAATGCACATTCATTTCAAGTGCCCATGAAACATACACCAGGTTAGACTATATCCTGAGTCATAAAACAAACCTCTGCAAATTAAAGAGAATTTTAACTATAGAGAGTATATTCTCTGATTACACTGGAATCAAACTAGAAAGCAATAGCAGAAACATAAGAGGAAAATCTTCAACCACTTGGAGTAAACACTATTCTAAATAATTCATGAGTCAAATAGGAAATTGCAagggtaattttaaaaattccttgaactaaatggaaatgaaaatatgatATATCAAAATTTGCTTGACATAACTAAAATAATGCCAAGAGGGAAATTTATGCACTAAATGTGTCAAACTTTCAACTAAAGAACctagaaaacagcaaaataagTCCAATCaagcagagagaagggaaaagttaaaaacagaaaaatgatagagaaaagcacaaaaacaaaaagacgattctttggaaagattaacaaaattgacaaatctctAGCAAGACTGACcaagaagggggaaaaagagagaaaatacagaTGACCAATGTCAGGAATGAAACAGGGAACATCACCCGAGAACCTCCAAGCtcaaaagaataataaaggaatattatgaacaataACATACACAAAGATTTGACAACGTGGGTGAAATAGACTCATTCCTCAAAAAATATGAACTACCATAACTCAATAAGCAAGAGATAATTTTAATAGCCTTATAACTATTGAAGGAATTGgcttcataattttaaaacttatgaaAAGGAACCTCCATATATGGATGGTTTCACCAGAGAATTCTATTAAACAATTAAGacagaattttagaaaaatttttaaaacaattaaaaaaatttttttttgttgaaatatagttgatatacaatgttgtgttagtttcaggtgtacagtaaagtgatcagttacatacatatgtattcttGTTACATGTATATAATAGGCTTTCTACATACATATGTTCtacttttaagattcttttcccacatgtgCTGTgttgtacttagttgctcagtcatgcctgcctctttgtgaccctatgggccctctgtcaatgggatttcccaccaaaaatactggagtgagttgtcatttccttctccaggggctcttcccaacccaggagtcaaacccatatCTaatggcatctcctgcactataggcagattttttaccactgagccaccagggaagcccttttcccatataggttattacaaaatattcagtatagttccctatgcttaccgtaggtccttgttggttatctattttatatagaagaGTGTGCATATGTtactcccaaattcctaatttattcctcgccccacatttctcctttggtaatCCTAGGTTTTTTCTAGGTTTGTgggtctatttctcttttgtaagtaagttcatttgtatcattcttctagattccacatataagtgatatcatacagcatttgtctttgtctttgacttccttcacttcgtgtgataatctctaagtctatCCATGGCGCcacaagtggcattatttcactcttttttatggctgagtagtattccattatatatatatatatatatatatgtatatatatatatataccacacctttttttttttggccatgctgagcAGCTTGCAGGATTTCAGTTACCCCACCAGGAACTGAATTCGGGCCAtcagcagtgaaagcttggagtcctagccactgggtcaccaggggaTTTCCTGCACCAccttttcttcatccattcatctgtcgatggacatttaggttgcttccatgtcttggctattggaaacagtgctgcaatgaacatcgagGTACatggatctttttgaattatggttttcttctgATAAATGCCCAGGATTAAGGCAAAATTAATACCAATTCTATACAGTCTCTTCAAGAAATAGAAGAGGGGgacattttccattttatcttATGAAGCTAGTAAtactaataccaaaaccagacaaagtccatacaaaataaagaaaaatacagaccAATTATCCTCCATGAAtacaggaaaaaagcaaaatattagcaagtagaaaatagcaaaacataaaaatgaattacaCACCATGACTAAATAGAGTTTGTTCCAGAAAGAAAAGGTAGTTTCAGTACTTGAAGATCAATTGGTGTAATCCACCATTTTAAtagacttaaaaagaaaaatctcatgaTTATATCATTTGATGCAGAAAAAgtacttgacaaaattcaacaattcatgataaaaactcccagaaaaattaggaataaagggcatgcatgcatgcatactaagttgcttcagttatgtccatctctttgggaccctttggactgtgccctgtcaggcttccctgtccatgggattctccaggcaagaatactggagtgagttgccatgccctcctccaggggatcttcccagcctagggggACTTCCTCAATTtgataaagaatatctacaaaaaaaaaaaaagcta of Capricornis sumatraensis isolate serow.1 chromosome 14, serow.2, whole genome shotgun sequence contains these proteins:
- the LOC138090891 gene encoding large ribosomal subunit protein eL34-like, whose product is MVQRLTYRRRLSYNRASNKTRLCRSPGNRTVYLYTKKVGKAPKSACGVCPGRLRGVRAVRPKVLMRLSKTKKHVSRAYGGSMCAKCVRDRIKRAFLIEEQIVVKVLKAQAQSQKAK